The following are encoded in a window of Chlamydiales bacterium STE3 genomic DNA:
- a CDS encoding Aldehyde reductase YahK (Product derived from UniProtKB/Swiss-Prot:P75691;Gene name derived from UniProtKB/Swiss-Prot:P75691;EC number derived from UniProtKB/Swiss-Prot:P75691), translated as MCMKVTGYAARDAKTPLAPFDFERRELRSNDVLIEILYCGICHSDLHTVKSEWEGTIYPVVPGHEIVGRVTKVGNAVKDFKAGDLAAVGCLVDSCRSCPSCKDHLEQFCENGFVLTYNGMDKVDGKVTYGGYSTDIVVDEKFVLHVPKEFKEKDLPNIAPLLCAGITTYSPLRHWKINKNSKVGVVGLGGLGHMAIKIAHALGAKVVLFTTSQNKTEDAKRLGADEVVLSKNADEMKKHLNSFDFIINTVAASHNLDAYLELLKRDGTMCLVGAPATPHSSPSINNFIFKRRSLAGSLIGGLQETQEMLDFCAKHHITSDIELIPVEKINEAYERMQKNDVKYRFVIDMASLKNKN; from the coding sequence ATGTGTATGAAAGTCACAGGTTACGCTGCAAGAGATGCAAAAACACCTTTAGCTCCTTTTGATTTTGAAAGACGTGAGCTACGATCAAACGATGTCCTTATCGAAATTCTCTATTGCGGCATTTGCCATTCAGATTTACACACCGTAAAGAGTGAGTGGGAGGGAACAATCTACCCAGTAGTTCCTGGCCACGAAATTGTTGGTCGCGTCACTAAGGTGGGCAATGCTGTTAAAGATTTTAAAGCAGGGGATTTAGCCGCAGTAGGCTGCCTCGTCGATTCTTGTCGCTCTTGTCCAAGTTGTAAAGACCACCTTGAGCAATTTTGTGAAAATGGCTTTGTCTTGACCTATAATGGCATGGATAAAGTGGATGGCAAAGTGACTTATGGCGGCTACTCGACGGACATTGTTGTTGATGAAAAATTTGTGCTCCATGTCCCAAAAGAATTCAAAGAGAAAGATCTTCCTAATATCGCTCCTCTTCTTTGTGCAGGAATTACGACCTACTCCCCTCTTCGTCATTGGAAAATTAATAAGAATAGTAAGGTCGGCGTTGTAGGATTAGGCGGTCTCGGCCATATGGCGATTAAAATTGCCCATGCTCTCGGTGCTAAAGTTGTTCTCTTTACAACATCGCAAAATAAAACAGAAGACGCTAAAAGACTTGGAGCGGATGAGGTTGTTTTATCCAAAAATGCCGATGAAATGAAAAAGCATTTAAATAGCTTTGATTTTATCATTAATACAGTTGCAGCTTCCCACAATTTAGATGCCTATCTTGAGCTTTTAAAGCGCGATGGCACAATGTGTCTGGTCGGAGCTCCTGCAACACCTCACTCTTCCCCAAGTATTAATAATTTCATCTTTAAGCGTAGGAGTTTGGCTGGATCCTTGATAGGTGGATTACAGGAAACCCAAGAGATGCTGGATTTTTGTGCCAAGCACCACATTACTTCAGACATTGAATTGATTCCTGTTGAAAAGATCAATGAAGCTTATGAGCGGATGCAAAAAAATGATGTGAAGTACCGGTTTGTCATCGATATGGCTTCATTAAAGAATAAAAACTAG
- a CDS encoding Uncharacterized protein (Product derived from UniProtKB/Trembl:F8L233): MSFFMIKKRKSFEVLLKRLKEPRRFIQSLIGPRQVGKTTLARQVADELGIPSRYVTADLATLQDVSWLRQQWDAARELAKSEGKTILIVDEIQKIPHWSDMIKFLWDQDTGSGVDLLVLILGSSPWLMQKGLSESLAGRFEIIPITHWSFKEMHEIFGWSLEHYLYFGGYPGAAPLADEENPSRWINYINDSIIETTISRDILLMSQVNKPALLRRLFQLGCNYSGQILSYNKMLGELQDAGNSTTLAHYVDLLNGAGLLSGLQKFTNQSVRRKGSSPKFSVYNTALMSAQSGKNFLEAMSDRSFFGRLVESTVGAHLLNSIRGTQIELFYWREGDREVDFVLQLGDKLIAIEVKSSQDSIQHSGIDAFVKQFNPNRILLVGDQGIPLKTFLLTSPISLFE, translated from the coding sequence CTGAGTTTTTTTATGATAAAGAAAAGAAAGTCTTTTGAAGTACTCCTAAAAAGGCTAAAAGAGCCGCGTCGCTTTATTCAATCTCTTATAGGTCCACGTCAGGTAGGCAAAACTACGTTAGCTCGTCAAGTAGCAGACGAATTAGGAATACCGAGCCGTTATGTAACGGCAGATCTTGCCACGCTTCAAGATGTATCCTGGTTAAGACAGCAATGGGATGCCGCAAGAGAGCTTGCAAAATCTGAAGGTAAAACTATCCTAATTGTGGATGAAATTCAGAAGATTCCCCATTGGTCAGATATGATCAAATTTCTCTGGGATCAAGATACAGGCTCTGGGGTTGATCTTTTGGTATTAATTCTTGGATCTTCTCCTTGGCTAATGCAAAAGGGCCTCTCTGAAAGTCTAGCTGGAAGATTTGAGATCATCCCCATTACTCATTGGTCGTTTAAAGAGATGCATGAGATCTTTGGTTGGTCGTTAGAGCACTATCTTTATTTTGGTGGATATCCTGGGGCTGCCCCTCTTGCTGATGAAGAAAATCCATCGAGATGGATTAACTACATTAACGATTCTATCATTGAAACAACTATTTCTCGTGATATTTTATTGATGAGTCAAGTGAATAAACCTGCCTTACTAAGAAGACTCTTTCAGTTAGGATGTAATTATTCAGGCCAAATTCTTTCCTATAACAAAATGCTTGGTGAGTTACAAGATGCTGGGAATTCGACTACTTTAGCTCATTATGTGGATCTACTTAATGGAGCTGGTCTTCTTAGTGGATTACAAAAATTCACAAATCAGAGTGTAAGACGTAAGGGATCAAGCCCTAAATTTTCGGTTTACAATACCGCCCTTATGAGTGCTCAATCTGGCAAAAATTTCCTAGAAGCAATGTCTGATCGTTCATTTTTTGGGAGGCTTGTCGAATCTACTGTAGGTGCCCATTTGCTCAATAGCATTCGAGGAACTCAAATTGAACTTTTCTATTGGAGAGAAGGAGATAGAGAAGTCGATTTTGTTCTTCAGCTAGGAGATAAGCTTATTGCAATAGAAGTTAAAAGTAGCCAAGATTCCATACAGCATTCAGGGATAGATGCATTCGTAAAACAATTCAATCCAAATAGAATCTTGTTAGTGGGAGATCAAGGAATTCCCCTAAAAACATTTTTATTAACATCTCCAATTTCATTATTCGAATAG
- a CDS encoding Uncharacterized protein (Product derived from UniProtKB/Trembl:F8KZM7), with protein sequence MPNCKIINSISEINLNKSWSPATKFNSKDRLVDAKGNKVRSDYQGHQYRIIEKRERTFSTLEVVGRRFLGTLVVICTLSLALFAKPVRNLFTKQKENIRFAISTSQIEHNISEQELQQGIFISGETISNIQTCMRNIFQGEEEDGVKFYKNQRTRKVFTLDTVPDLIFKSGESMVARYQNIIKAQTIVRTHQLNLLVIPNAQLFTLNIGGKEHAIIAEKRVDIDYYESVQEQHFQDYADSLNETIRQLAIFICLSGYSNVEWRNNPILNEAFDEHGNRKIALIDLEKCKAPEAGLFGRSCRGLVGCVTEEQGKIVLNIARQYGISTKWFDTAHDVRKKEIADGHRLQKYYAKKNITTGDKPVQIDENSLDFSDHPKEAERLKAITKDLIKAINEKISETSAEDTIKKRRYIYINTNEGPFKYLDREEFDNITDQSPYPIDEEFNDASYLGHIVKKLVKLRVIYGLVKRNGYGYYLQA encoded by the coding sequence ATGCCAAATTGCAAAATTATCAATAGTATAAGCGAAATTAACCTTAATAAGAGTTGGTCTCCTGCCACAAAATTTAACAGCAAAGATAGACTTGTGGATGCAAAAGGTAATAAAGTGCGCTCCGATTACCAAGGACATCAATACCGGATCATTGAAAAAAGAGAGCGCACTTTTTCTACTTTGGAAGTTGTAGGGAGGCGTTTTTTAGGGACCTTAGTGGTTATCTGCACTTTATCTTTAGCTCTCTTTGCTAAGCCTGTAAGAAATCTTTTTACAAAACAAAAAGAAAATATTCGTTTTGCCATTTCGACTTCGCAGATAGAGCACAACATTAGTGAACAAGAATTACAACAAGGGATCTTTATTTCTGGTGAGACGATTTCCAATATTCAAACATGCATGAGAAACATTTTTCAAGGCGAAGAGGAAGACGGAGTAAAATTCTACAAGAATCAAAGAACTCGTAAAGTTTTTACATTGGACACAGTCCCGGATCTTATTTTTAAATCGGGAGAGTCTATGGTGGCTCGCTATCAAAATATAATCAAGGCACAAACAATTGTGCGCACCCACCAATTAAACCTACTCGTTATCCCCAATGCCCAGCTATTTACTTTAAATATCGGAGGCAAAGAACATGCAATAATTGCTGAAAAGAGGGTGGATATTGACTATTATGAAAGTGTCCAAGAACAGCATTTCCAAGACTATGCAGATAGCCTTAATGAAACAATTCGCCAACTTGCTATCTTTATCTGCCTATCAGGTTATAGCAATGTAGAGTGGCGTAACAATCCTATTTTAAATGAAGCCTTTGATGAGCATGGGAATAGAAAAATCGCTCTTATTGATCTTGAAAAATGTAAGGCCCCTGAAGCAGGGTTATTTGGAAGATCCTGTAGAGGACTTGTCGGGTGCGTGACCGAAGAACAAGGAAAAATTGTTTTAAATATTGCAAGGCAATACGGTATAAGCACGAAATGGTTTGACACCGCACATGATGTTAGAAAAAAAGAGATCGCAGATGGACACAGACTTCAAAAATACTATGCCAAAAAAAATATCACTACTGGAGATAAACCTGTTCAAATTGACGAAAACTCTTTAGACTTTTCTGATCATCCTAAAGAAGCAGAAAGGCTTAAAGCTATAACAAAAGATCTCATTAAAGCGATAAATGAAAAAATTTCAGAAACCTCTGCGGAAGATACTATTAAAAAACGAAGATATATTTATATCAACACTAATGAAGGGCCTTTTAAATACTTAGATCGAGAAGAATTTGACAACATTACTGATCAATCTCCATATCCAATAGATGAAGAATTTAATGATGCAAGTTATCTTGGGCACATAGTAAAGAAACTAGTAAAATTACGAGTAATTTACGGATTGGTCAAACGTAACGGTTATGGCTATTATCTGCAGGCATAA
- a CDS encoding Dehydrogenase/reductase SDR family member 12 (Product derived from UniProtKB/Swiss-Prot:A6QP05;Gene name derived from UniProtKB/Swiss-Prot:A6QP05;EC number derived from UniProtKB/Swiss-Prot:A6QP05) — MFDSILDRSIFFSFDQSGFLRHQKKFSHEKLSLEGKFALVTGATSGIGLALAKRFSEYGATLLFPVRDLQKGESSFKDYLKTQLVKLNVGYLEEVTAFTSTYQGSSFNVIVHNAGSMPAKKMLLSGFEEIFVSQVIGPYLITRAMIEKNHLIEGARIIFVSSGGMYLKRLDLKDINFERHPYNKYEAYSNAKRAQVMLSRLFEKHYPNRFKFSTMHPGWVDTPGVLTSMPLFSRLLKHRLRTPDQGCDTIAWLAATNENYPSGCFWFDRKKSNTSLFPFRKNKEEEEQLLWDYLEIIYRKYNAY; from the coding sequence ATGTTTGATTCTATTTTAGATCGCTCGATTTTCTTTTCTTTTGATCAATCAGGTTTCCTACGCCATCAAAAAAAATTTTCTCATGAAAAACTTAGTTTGGAAGGTAAATTCGCTCTTGTGACAGGAGCGACAAGTGGTATTGGGCTGGCCCTAGCGAAAAGATTTTCTGAGTATGGCGCAACACTACTTTTTCCTGTAAGGGATTTGCAAAAAGGAGAAAGCTCCTTTAAAGACTACCTTAAGACGCAATTGGTCAAGCTGAACGTGGGCTATTTAGAAGAAGTGACTGCTTTTACCAGTACCTATCAAGGCTCCTCCTTCAATGTGATTGTGCACAATGCGGGTTCTATGCCTGCAAAGAAAATGCTTCTATCTGGCTTTGAGGAAATTTTTGTTTCGCAGGTTATTGGGCCTTACCTTATTACACGTGCGATGATCGAAAAAAATCACCTAATAGAAGGGGCGCGCATTATCTTTGTCTCTTCCGGAGGTATGTATCTCAAACGCTTGGATTTGAAGGATATAAATTTTGAAAGGCATCCCTACAATAAATATGAAGCCTATTCTAACGCAAAACGCGCTCAGGTTATGTTGAGTAGGCTCTTTGAAAAACATTATCCTAACCGCTTTAAATTTAGCACAATGCATCCTGGCTGGGTCGACACCCCGGGAGTCCTTACATCAATGCCCCTATTTTCTAGGCTTTTAAAACACCGCTTGAGGACACCGGATCAGGGATGTGACACAATCGCATGGCTTGCAGCAACAAACGAGAATTACCCATCCGGTTGCTTTTGGTTTGATCGCAAAAAGTCTAATACATCTCTTTTTCCCTTTAGGAAAAATAAAGAAGAAGAGGAGCAATTGCTTTGGGATTATCTTGAAATAATTTATCGCAAATACAATGCGTATTGA
- a CDS encoding 23S rRNA (uracil-C(5))-methyltransferase RlmCD (Product derived from UniProtKB/Swiss-Prot:O31503;Gene name derived from UniProtKB/Swiss-Prot:O31503;EC number derived from UniProtKB/Swiss-Prot:O31503), protein MHSLKKHDVLQTTISKLGKQGEGVGDFQGFPIYVEGALPGELVEVTISECRTTYARANLITALQVSPLRVTPPCPYFGHCGGCQLMHLSYEEQLVFKQQKVLSAFLHVANMHLTILPCLPSPKALHYRNKTQYPVEMSPNGLILGLYTRSSHDLIAIDACQIHCELGESVYHRVQKILQQSSLKAYNPQTREGELRYLLIRTSINLREVLVTLVTTSQLKVALLPLAEKIMAENPSVKGIVQNINDQATNVILGSSYQTILGSPSTLEKLGDLFFKISSASFFQVNTLQAECLYNKALSLSAVKGHETLLDAYCGVGSIALFFARHVKKVIGVERVPEAIEDAKANAALNCIDNTEFICASAETFIPTLDAIDILILNPPRKGCDKSLLEQIPRFKPRMILYISCDPTTLARDVAFLCMQDYVIETIQPFDMFPQTTHVETLVKLTLNQT, encoded by the coding sequence ATGCATTCATTAAAAAAACATGATGTATTACAGACCACCATCTCTAAACTAGGCAAACAGGGTGAAGGAGTTGGGGATTTCCAAGGTTTTCCTATCTATGTGGAGGGGGCTCTGCCAGGAGAATTGGTAGAAGTCACTATTTCTGAATGTCGAACAACTTATGCCCGCGCTAATTTAATTACTGCTCTCCAAGTCTCGCCCTTAAGAGTAACGCCTCCATGCCCCTATTTTGGCCATTGTGGAGGCTGTCAGCTAATGCATCTTTCCTACGAAGAACAGTTAGTATTTAAGCAACAAAAAGTCTTGAGTGCCTTTCTGCACGTTGCCAATATGCACCTCACCATCTTGCCCTGCTTGCCCTCCCCAAAGGCTCTGCATTACCGCAATAAAACGCAATATCCTGTTGAAATGAGCCCAAACGGGCTTATTCTTGGGTTGTACACCCGATCCTCTCACGATCTGATTGCAATCGATGCTTGCCAAATTCATTGTGAACTAGGAGAGAGCGTGTACCATAGAGTGCAAAAAATCCTGCAACAATCCTCGCTCAAGGCTTATAATCCTCAAACAAGAGAGGGGGAGTTGCGTTATTTATTGATTCGAACGAGCATCAACTTAAGAGAAGTCCTCGTTACCTTAGTCACAACGAGTCAATTAAAGGTGGCACTTTTACCTCTAGCTGAAAAGATAATGGCAGAGAATCCTTCTGTTAAAGGTATCGTGCAAAATATCAATGATCAGGCAACCAATGTGATTCTCGGTTCAAGCTATCAGACGATTCTCGGCTCTCCCTCTACGCTTGAAAAGCTTGGAGATCTTTTTTTTAAGATTTCCTCTGCCTCTTTTTTTCAAGTTAACACACTTCAAGCAGAATGCCTCTATAATAAAGCTTTATCCTTAAGCGCTGTTAAAGGCCATGAAACACTTTTAGATGCCTACTGCGGTGTGGGCTCGATTGCTCTATTTTTTGCGCGGCATGTAAAAAAAGTCATTGGCGTAGAACGCGTTCCAGAAGCGATCGAAGATGCCAAAGCCAATGCAGCTTTAAATTGTATCGACAACACAGAATTTATTTGTGCTTCGGCAGAAACATTTATTCCCACGCTCGATGCCATCGACATTCTTATTTTGAATCCTCCACGCAAAGGATGTGACAAAAGCTTGCTTGAACAAATCCCACGATTTAAGCCAAGGATGATTCTCTATATTTCTTGTGACCCTACCACCCTTGCCAGAGATGTGGCTTTCCTCTGTATGCAAGATTATGTTATAGAGACTATCCAACCTTTCGACATGTTCCCTCAAACCACCCATGTGGAAACTCTTGTCAAACTTACCTTAAACCAAACTTGA